The region TGGAAAGAGGAGATTTACTTCGAAATTCCTGTGAAGATGGGAGAAGAAAAAGCGAAATCCACAGTTGAAAACGGTGCCATCGCCTACTGGCCTATGGGAAACGCGCTCTGCATTTTCTATGGCGAATCCCAACCCTACAGCCCAGTTAATGTTATGGGCAAGGTCACAAAGAATCTGCATCTTTTTGAGCAGATAGGAAGTGGCAAAAAAATTAGAGTAGAAAAGATCTAGTGTGAATAAGGTCCCACTTTTGCTATATTTTCCTTTTCGAAATAAGTCTTTAAACCAACATGGATTCTGATAGTGTTGAAGAAAAAAGGAGAGAGCTCGCTCTCTTGTAAAAATGATGTTGAAACCTTCGAAGGTCGAACGTCTTGGGAGAAACAACTAAGGATTATTTCGGAAACGGAACTGAGGTTATCCGTGGCAAAAAATGGAACTGGAAGTCATTCAAGTCTACAGAAGATTATCCGGTTTCTCCCAACCTTCTTGACTGGGTTATAGGACAAGGGCAAGCGCTGAAAGAATGCTATTTGTGTCTAGATGAATGGGTTCATAAACTCAAATACATGGGAAAAGAGAAATGGTTTGAGGCATGGAAAGACCCAGAAAAAGAAAAGAATCAGTCAAGGAACATGATTGCCCCTGGACCGTACCTTCTATTGCTTGGAGACCCCGGCACCGGCAAGTCCCTAATTGGACGAGCACTAGCCGCTCACTTGACCGAGCTCTACAAGAAACACAAAATCCAACTTCAAGACGTTATGTGCTGGCGAAATGGGCTGATTCCAAGTGAACCTAAAATCTCGTGCCATCCTGCTGGCGAAGGAAAGAAAATAGTTTTCAAGGAAAAAGTGAAAGAAGGCAAGAAACTATTCCTCCAGAAACTGGGAATGAAAACTCTAGTTTATCTAATGATGAGTGTAGCCATAGTTTTCATATTCGCCGGCTTTTTCTACCTATGGCAAGAAAAAGTTCGCTGGGACATCAACCTATCGAGTCCAACGCAAATATCCATTCAAACAGTGTATGAAGGAAATTTTCTTAGGTTCATATTAGACGCTTTTATTTCAATTGGAAGCACAACTTTTCTACCAGCTGGAATGATGCTGATGTTTCTGGTACTCGTAGTCTTTCTCGGACGCTTCGGAGCGATGAGTGGTGCTAAAGGAGTTGGAGGAGCGAAGGCGACGAATGTGCCGAAGCTCATAGTTGACAACTCCAAAAGGGTTGCGCCCTTCATAGACGCAACTGGTCACGGTACCGCTCAACTCTTTGGTAGCATAGCTTGGGATCCATTTCAGACGGGCGGTCTCGGCACGCCGGAGCATCAAAGAGTAACTGCTGGAGATGTTCATCGCGCGTGTCTCGGCATTTTGTATATAGATGAAATCAAAAATTTGAAGCCTGACGAGACTGTCACGTTATTGACAGTTTTGGAAGATGGACAATTGCCAGTAACCATGAGGAGTCGTTGGGGTGCAGGTGGAACTGCAGCTATGGCTGTGGCAACCGAACCCGTGCCCTGTATGTGCTTCCTAGTGTGTGCAGGAAACTTCGATAGCATTGGCCAAATCCATCCTGCGCTTATGGACAGAATATATGGTTACGGCAAAGTCGTTAGAATGAATAACGATATGCCCAACACTGCTGAAAATCGTCGCAAATATGTTCAGTTCATTGCTCAGGAGGTTTCAAGGTTCCATCTAATTCCGTTCAGTAGAGAAGCTTGTGAAGAAATTATTGATGAAGGACGTAGGCGAAGCAACAAGAAAGATGCTTTGATCACAAAATTCCGGCCAATGATAGCTATATTGAAAACAGCCGCCACATTGGCAATAAATGATGGTCAACGGTTTGTTGAAAGAGAGTATATTAAGGAAGCCATAGAGAACCATTGTAAGACAATTCAGAAGCAGATTCTTGAACATCAAATGAGCGAGAGAGGAAAACTTCTTGAGATTAGACCAAAAGGAGCGAAAATCGGTCAAATATACGGACTCGCTGTCGTTACCGATCCATACAGCGGAGAAATGACTGGAAACGTTTTAACCGTAAGGGGGTTTCTTGAGAAAAACGGTACAGGTCGAAAGAACTCTTTGAAAGGCTATTACAGGGTTACTGGCATAGCGAAAGGAGAAAAACAGAATTTCATCGAAGACAGTGTAGTAAAAGTTAGAAGTGTAATCCTACAGAAATATGGCATTGACATCGCCCAAGAATGCTTCACACATATAGATTTTGCTCAAGCCTACGGAGTTGACGGCCCAAGCGCTGGTGTCACCATGACAATTCTTTTATGCTCGTTGATTGAAGGCAAACCGATACGACAAGACATTGCGGTAACGGGAGAAATCAACGTAGGCGTAGTCAACTCAATACAAGTAACAGCTGTCGGTGGTTTGCACGAAAAAATCAAAGTAGCTGAAACGTGGGGGTTTAAAAAAGTCATCATTCCACAGAAGAACTACTTGCACTCCATAGATCCAAAAGACTACAACATAGAAGTAATCGCAGGCGAAACCCTAGAAGACTATCTAAAAGTATGCTTAGCTGATTAGAGATATCTGATATCTCTTTTTTATGGCTTGATAAGAGGCGGTTCAGGCGTAGGCAATGTAAATTTTAGTTTGCGAGTTTGTATATTTTGAGGTTCTTGCTCCCTGAAACGTATTCTATGACGCGTCGTCGTTCCAGCTCCTCAAGAAGGTCTCTGGCCACGCCTAGGCGCAGGTTGAAACGTGAGGCCACTGTGTAAGGAGTGAGAGCTCTTATCTTTTTCAGCTCGCTAAGGACCTTTTCACTTTTAGAGTCGGGCGAAACTATTCCAGCAGTCTTCTTTTCGGTTATATGTCTACTAGGTTTGCTTGGTTTGCTTTCCTTTTGTGCACCTTTTCGACTGCGCGCTTTTTCCATCTTCCTGAGAGTTGTCTTCTTCTTACCTCCGCCCATTTTTCACACCCGAATTTGAAAAAGAACAGTGGACCTTATAGACTTTCCGACGCTATGCCACCGCACTGACTTCTCTTTTATGCTTCTGTTGCCACTCATTTATGGGAATTCCGAGCTGTTCTTCAATTTTCGATCTATGTATGGAGTTCATGGTGCAGAATGGGATAATTCTGCCGTCTGGCACGCCATAGTGTATGCAGCATCGCTGCACTCTTTCTAAGTCAAAGTTGTATGGGTCCATGAAATGCATGGATGAGATAAGAAGCATCTTTCGGTGCAGTTCGCCTAGAGACTCGTAACTTCCTGTTCTAAGTATCGGCAAAAGATATTTTCTCAACAGGCCGAACTTGATGTGGCGTAAGATCCCTATTAAAAGGAGTTTAGCTCGCTTCTTGTGCCCCTTCGAAGCCGCTTCGTAGACTTGCTTCATTGTTCTAATAAACTTTTCAACGTTTCCATAACGAGTGATTGGAACCATTTCTCCGTCTTCGATGAAGACGTATGTTGCCATGCCGCAGTGAGGATGAGCTGTGAACTCCACGTATCGTTTGTCTTTCCAAGCGCCGACTGCCTTGGAAATGGGAACTACCGTGGGCACCGGATAGAAGTCTGAGACCTTTATTTTCCCGTCAGTCTGTTCTTCGACTAGTTTCATGAAGTCAGGGATAGTTATGCGCATTTTTGCTCTTTCTTTCTCTGGTAGTCTACCGCATAGAGATACTGGCTGAACGTTTACACATCGGATTATGTCAAAATTTTCAACTGCAAATCTTATGATGTCGCCGAGTTGATGATCGTTGACGCCTTTAATTAACGTGACGACTAGGACTATGCTTTCTATCCCTGCTTTTCGGCAATTTTCTATAGCTTTCATTTTGTTGTTTAGCAGGTCGCACCCTCGCGTGAACTCGTAAACGTCTGGGGTCAAGCCGTCGAATTGTAGGTAGATCGTGCTTATGCCAGCCTCTTTTAGACCCCGACAATACTCCACGCTCTGTGCGAGTCGGAGACCGTTCGTATTGACCTCTACATGTTCGAAGCCCAGTTCTTTCGCCATTCGTATGAGTTCGAAGAGGTTTTTTCGGATCGTTGGTTCTCCGCCTGAGAACTGCAACGCTGGGGCCGGTACTGGCTTGTTTTGTCTGAAGTTTTCCAGCATCGCTTGAATTTCCTTTTTGGATGGCTCGTAGACGTATCCTGCCGCGGCAGCGTTGGCGAAGCAGACAGGACAGCGGAGGTTGCAGCGGTTGGTTACGTCTATTATGGCGAGTCCTGTGTGTGATTTGTGTTGGGGACATAGACCGCAGTCGAGTGGGCAGTCTAGCTTTGTTTTGGTTCTGGGGTTTTCTATTCCGTCGCCTTCGTATCTGAATTGTTCGGCTCGTTGGTACTGTTCGTAGTCGCTCCAGTAGACGTCTCGAAACTTCCCGTGCTCTGGGCATTCCTTTTTTATGTAAACTTTATTCTTATCTTCGTATATTGTTGCGTCTAGAACTTTGAAACATTCGGGGCATATGCTTTTGGTTTGTTTGATAACTTGCAGGTTTGACACCACTGAGAGTTGTAAATTATTTACGTCAGAATTGCGGATAGAGTATAAGAAGGTTTCCAAACGTTTCAGACGGTGAGAAGGGTTTGAGCGTTGTGGTCGGTGAGGATGCGAGGAAGTTTCTGCGTGATGTCGGATTAACCGACTACGAGACCCGCGCGTATTTGGCTTTGCTTGAGAGAGGCGTGATGACTGCAAGTGAAGTTAGCGGGCAAGGAGGGGTTCCTTATTCCAAGATTTACGAGGTGCTGAATAGTTTAGTCAAAAAGGGCTGGGTTAAGGCTGAGGGTGGGAGGCCTAAACGGTACTATCCCAAGTCTCCTTCCGAGGCTTTAGAGGCGGCTAGGCTTAGGTTGGAAGAGATGGTGGGTAAATGGAAACGTGTAGTAGTGAACGAGTTGCAGCCTTTGTACAAGCGTAGAGAGCCACGTGAGAAGCCCTACACTTTTGGAAGAAGCCCTACATTATTTCAGAACTCAGCATTACTTTGTCCTAAATGATGTTTAGCTAAGGAATTGGTTGTTACTTGGAGCCCACAACTTCTTTTATCGCATCTATGAACAAGTTGTTTTTATAAATGAGGATACCATCCGCAGCAGGCTTCTGTAGAGTAAGGTCGGCTCTCGAAATAATGTTCATTTTCTTTGGGATTACTTGAATGGGTAGTTCGAAGAACTCTTTTCCCTTATAACAGCCCGAATACCTGAAATCTTTCAGAACATCGATATATTTGGAGAAGGCCCCAGGCAAAAAGAGGGATTCCAAATCCACAAGAATCTTGAACTCTTGACCAGCAGTTTTTTCTCTTGCCAGTCTCCGAAGTTTTGGAAGAGCTTTCCATTGTTGGCGTGGGTCAACTTCTGACATAACTTCAAAGAAAGTCTTCAATCTTCTTATGAAGGAGGGTGGAACCGTCGTCTTTAGTTCATTATGGACTCCGACATCGACTGTAACGTCAATATCTCTGAGGTCGAATCTCCCAAATCTCTTATCTAATATCTTTGGATGTTTCAACTGAGCAGACATCCAATATTCATTCTTTTCAGCTCCACTGGGTTCGTGTGCCTTTTTTCTATCAACCAAGTCGTCAAGAAGTGAAATGTCATTCAACTGATAGCTGACGGTTATTGAAATCAAATC is a window of Candidatus Bathyarchaeota archaeon DNA encoding:
- a CDS encoding radical SAM protein; the protein is MSNLQVIKQTKSICPECFKVLDATIYEDKNKVYIKKECPEHGKFRDVYWSDYEQYQRAEQFRYEGDGIENPRTKTKLDCPLDCGLCPQHKSHTGLAIIDVTNRCNLRCPVCFANAAAAGYVYEPSKKEIQAMLENFRQNKPVPAPALQFSGGEPTIRKNLFELIRMAKELGFEHVEVNTNGLRLAQSVEYCRGLKEAGISTIYLQFDGLTPDVYEFTRGCDLLNNKMKAIENCRKAGIESIVLVVTLIKGVNDHQLGDIIRFAVENFDIIRCVNVQPVSLCGRLPEKERAKMRITIPDFMKLVEEQTDGKIKVSDFYPVPTVVPISKAVGAWKDKRYVEFTAHPHCGMATYVFIEDGEMVPITRYGNVEKFIRTMKQVYEAASKGHKKRAKLLLIGILRHIKFGLLRKYLLPILRTGSYESLGELHRKMLLISSMHFMDPYNFDLERVQRCCIHYGVPDGRIIPFCTMNSIHRSKIEEQLGIPINEWQQKHKREVSAVA
- a CDS encoding TrmB family transcriptional regulator, whose product is MRRFPNVSDGEKGLSVVVGEDARKFLRDVGLTDYETRAYLALLERGVMTASEVSGQGGVPYSKIYEVLNSLVKKGWVKAEGGRPKRYYPKSPSEALEAARLRLEEMVGKWKRVVVNELQPLYKRREPREKPYTFGRSPTLFQNSALLCPK